The following are from one region of the Actinoplanes sp. L3-i22 genome:
- a CDS encoding FtsK/SpoIIIE domain-containing protein yields the protein MTAVADSALRVRQAAALHRQAVATADAASAALEAYAPGTADPGEQHRLAQRLQQAAAMVAPGWLGAPLDALTPKAPLGGGLTPQFVRIGVAQPLDDVRFPAIVPLLGVGHLTIDASATDPRVFGLLRSLLLRMLAAAPAGSLLVRTVDGVGGGAVFEPFEELADAGLMSPPATDRQGLRDVLSEAEKWLRPVRTGSKKVRRDRMLLVIIASLPEMTEGEELRRIAALAQQGPDSGLHLIVAGWPPPPLTAETTQAPLPRTTAVSVRNPFAVVGDPPGGSFGSTPEAPWLNAPVFLDEEPPPHLVDAVCQELAAHSAAASRVTLADLLPEPAEELWSADASAGVETVVGHHGDVPLVLRFNDLTPHWMVGGRSGAGKTAFLINVLYGLGARYSPDELAFYLLDFKEGVSFAEFVPTRRDRTWLPHARAVGVESDREYGLAVLRELDAEMTRRSMAYKRAGVSRFADLRAVAAEEGRGRPLPRVLCVIDEFQVLLAGNDPTAAEAVGLLESLARKGRSYGIHLVLASQTVLGVEALYAKRDSIFGQFPVRIALPGGGDVLEPTNDSAAGLPLGSAVVNTAGGLGGPRGATRGHERVVRFPDPHADQDLLSDLRHKLWGARDPESIPPRIFAGYALQHLADDPTYRAALAGRASRPTALVGRMIDVSLSTAAFALDSSPGRHLAILGSQVTGSEVLDAAARSVAACHAPRTTRFVIASLVAEGDALAAELAAEIAHRQEVVVVDAAGLAAELAADQPGYRVVFGMDAAPPGSLSGLRQLLREGPSRGAHLLSWWRGVRRFSEETGGSLGREDVAGLLFLNVPQSDVTLMLGRAVDWQPRPNRALLHDRHTDRTTTVVPFVQPEGDNP from the coding sequence GCAGCAGGCCGCGGCGATGGTCGCGCCGGGCTGGCTCGGGGCGCCGCTCGACGCGCTCACGCCGAAGGCTCCGCTGGGTGGCGGGCTGACGCCGCAGTTCGTCCGGATCGGGGTGGCGCAGCCGCTCGACGACGTCCGGTTCCCGGCGATTGTCCCGCTGCTCGGGGTGGGTCATCTGACGATCGACGCGAGCGCCACCGATCCTCGGGTGTTCGGCCTGCTCAGGTCGCTTCTGTTGCGCATGCTCGCGGCTGCCCCGGCCGGTTCGCTGCTGGTTCGCACGGTGGACGGGGTGGGTGGCGGCGCGGTCTTCGAGCCGTTCGAGGAGCTGGCCGACGCCGGCCTGATGTCGCCGCCGGCGACCGATCGGCAGGGGCTTCGGGACGTGCTGTCCGAGGCGGAGAAGTGGCTGCGCCCGGTCCGGACGGGCAGCAAGAAGGTCCGGCGGGACCGGATGCTGCTGGTGATCATCGCCAGTCTGCCGGAGATGACCGAGGGCGAGGAGTTGCGCCGGATCGCCGCGCTGGCCCAGCAGGGGCCGGATTCGGGGCTGCACCTGATCGTGGCCGGCTGGCCGCCTCCGCCGTTGACCGCGGAGACCACGCAGGCCCCGCTGCCGCGCACCACCGCCGTCTCGGTGCGTAATCCGTTCGCGGTCGTCGGTGACCCGCCGGGCGGCTCGTTCGGGTCGACGCCGGAGGCGCCGTGGCTGAACGCGCCGGTCTTCCTGGACGAGGAGCCGCCGCCGCACCTGGTCGACGCGGTCTGTCAGGAGCTGGCGGCGCATTCCGCGGCCGCGTCCCGGGTGACCCTGGCCGACCTGTTGCCGGAGCCGGCCGAGGAGCTGTGGTCAGCGGACGCGTCGGCCGGGGTGGAGACGGTGGTCGGCCATCACGGCGACGTGCCGCTGGTGCTGCGATTCAACGACCTGACCCCGCACTGGATGGTCGGCGGGCGGTCCGGCGCCGGCAAGACCGCCTTCCTGATCAATGTGTTGTACGGGCTGGGCGCCCGCTACTCCCCGGACGAGCTGGCCTTCTACCTGCTCGACTTCAAGGAGGGCGTGTCGTTCGCCGAGTTCGTGCCGACCCGGCGGGACCGCACCTGGCTGCCGCACGCGCGGGCGGTCGGCGTCGAGTCCGATCGGGAGTACGGGCTGGCCGTCCTCCGTGAGCTGGACGCCGAGATGACCCGCCGCTCGATGGCGTACAAGCGGGCCGGCGTCTCCCGCTTCGCCGATCTGCGCGCGGTCGCCGCCGAGGAGGGCCGGGGTCGCCCGCTGCCCCGGGTCCTGTGTGTCATCGACGAGTTCCAGGTGCTGCTGGCCGGCAACGATCCGACGGCGGCCGAGGCGGTGGGTCTGCTCGAGTCACTGGCGCGCAAGGGCCGGTCGTACGGAATCCATCTGGTTTTGGCAAGTCAGACGGTCCTCGGCGTCGAGGCGCTCTATGCCAAGCGCGATTCGATCTTCGGCCAGTTCCCGGTGCGGATCGCGTTGCCGGGCGGCGGTGACGTGCTGGAGCCGACCAACGATTCGGCGGCCGGCCTGCCGCTGGGCAGCGCGGTGGTGAACACGGCCGGCGGTCTCGGCGGCCCGCGCGGGGCGACCCGGGGACACGAACGGGTGGTTCGGTTCCCGGATCCGCACGCCGACCAGGATTTGCTGAGTGACCTGCGACACAAGCTGTGGGGCGCCCGCGATCCGGAGTCGATCCCCCCGCGCATCTTCGCGGGGTACGCGCTGCAGCACCTGGCCGACGACCCGACCTATCGGGCCGCGCTGGCCGGCCGGGCCAGCCGCCCGACCGCGCTGGTCGGCCGGATGATCGACGTGAGCCTGTCGACGGCCGCGTTCGCGCTGGACTCGTCGCCGGGCCGGCACCTGGCGATCCTGGGCTCGCAGGTGACCGGTTCCGAGGTGCTGGACGCGGCGGCCCGCAGCGTGGCCGCCTGTCACGCCCCGCGGACCACCCGGTTCGTGATCGCCTCCCTGGTCGCCGAGGGCGACGCGCTCGCCGCCGAGCTGGCCGCCGAGATCGCGCACCGGCAGGAGGTGGTCGTGGTGGACGCCGCCGGCCTGGCCGCCGAGCTCGCCGCCGACCAGCCGGGCTACCGGGTGGTGTTCGGGATGGACGCCGCCCCACCGGGCAGCCTGTCCGGCCTGCGGCAGCTGCTGCGCGAGGGCCCGAGCCGGGGCGCGCATCTGCTCTCCTGGTGGCGCGGCGTGCGCCGGTTCAGCGAGGAGACCGGCGGCAGCCTGGGCCGGGAGGACGTGGCCGGCCTGCTGTTCCTGAATGTGCCGCAGTCGGATGTGACGCTGATGCTGGGCCGCGCGGTCGACTGGCAGCCGAGGCCGAACCGTGCGCTGCTGCATGACCGGCACACCGACCGCACGACCACCGTGGTTCCGTTCGTGCAGCCGGAGGGCGACAACCCATGA
- the folE gene encoding GTP cyclohydrolase I FolE translates to MDYLAARLVDGKLTGTPVEDAVDLGRIEKAVREILIAIGEDPDRDGLQRTPARVARAYAELFAGLRVEPADVLTTTFEADHEELVLVRDIEVQSMCEHHLLPFKGVASIGYIPGTDGRITGLSKLARLVEVYARRPQVQERLTSQIADLLMAKLGARGAIVVLECEHLCMEMRGIRKVGARTVTSAVRGAFQTDGKVRAEAMALINAR, encoded by the coding sequence ATCGATTATCTCGCTGCCCGGTTGGTCGACGGCAAGCTCACCGGAACTCCGGTGGAGGACGCCGTCGACCTCGGGCGGATCGAGAAGGCGGTCCGGGAGATCCTCATCGCGATCGGTGAGGACCCGGACCGGGACGGCCTGCAGCGGACCCCCGCTCGGGTCGCCCGCGCCTATGCGGAGCTCTTCGCCGGCCTGCGGGTCGAGCCGGCCGACGTGCTGACCACCACCTTCGAGGCGGACCACGAGGAACTCGTCCTGGTCCGCGACATCGAGGTGCAGAGCATGTGCGAGCACCACCTGCTGCCGTTCAAGGGCGTCGCGAGCATCGGCTACATCCCGGGCACCGATGGGCGGATCACCGGGCTGTCGAAGCTGGCCCGCCTGGTCGAGGTCTACGCCCGCCGGCCCCAGGTGCAGGAACGCCTCACGTCGCAGATAGCCGATCTCCTGATGGCGAAGCTGGGCGCGCGCGGGGCGATCGTGGTCCTCGAGTGCGAGCACCTTTGCATGGAGATGCGCGGGATCCGCAAGGTCGGCGCGCGGACGGTGACGTCGGCGGTCCGGGGTGCGTTCCAGACCGACGGCAAGGTCCGGGCCGAGGCGATGGCGTTGATAAACGCCCGCTGA